Proteins from a single region of Chlorocebus sabaeus isolate Y175 chromosome 7, mChlSab1.0.hap1, whole genome shotgun sequence:
- the TLR3 gene encoding toll-like receptor 3: protein MRQTLPYIYFWWGLLPFGMLCASSTNKCTVSQEVADCSHLKLTQVPDDLPTNITVLNLTHNQLRRLPAANFTRYSQLTILDVGFNSISKLEPELCQKLPMLKVLNLQHNELSQLSDKTFAFCTNLTELHLMSNSIQKIKNNPFVKQKNLITLDLSHNGLSSTKLGTQVQLENLQELLLSNNKIQALKSEELGILANSSLKKLELSSNQIKEFSPGCFHAIGRLLGLFLNNVQLGPSLTEKLCLELANTSIRNLSLSNSRLSTTSNTTFLGLKWTNLTMLDLSHNNLNVIGNDSFVWLPHLEYFFLEYNNIQHLLSHSLHGLFNVRYLNLKRSFTKQSISLASLPKIDDFSFQWLTCLEHLNMEDNDIPGIKSTMFTGLISLKYLSLSNCFTSLQTLTNETFASLAHSPLHTLNLTKNKISKIESGAFSWLGHLQVLDLGLNEIGQELTGQEWSGLENIFEIYLSYNKYLQLTKNSFALVRSLQRLMLRRVALKNVDCSPSPFRPLGNLTILDLSNNNIANINDDMLEGLEKLEILDLQHNNLARLWKHANPAGPVYFLKGLSHLHILNLESNGFDEIPVEVFKDLCELKIIDLGLNNLNTLPASVFDNQVSLKSLNLQKNLITSVEKKVFGPAFRNLSNLDMRFNPFDCTCESIAWFVNWINKTHANIPELSSHYLCNTPPHYHGFPVRLFDTSSCKDSAPFELFFMINTSILLIFILVVLLIHFEGWRISFYWNVSVHRVLGFKEIDRQTEQFEYAAYIIHAHKDKDWVWEHFSSMEKEDQSLKFCLEERDFEAGVFELEAIVNSIKRSRKIIFIITHHLLKDPLCKRFKVHHAVQQAIEQNLDSIILIFLEEIPDYKLNHALCLRRGMFKSHCILNWPVQKERIGAFHHKLQVALGSKNSVH from the exons ATGAGACAGACTTTGCCTTATATCTACTTTTGGTGGGGACTTTTGCCCTTTGGGATGCTGTGTGCATCCTCCACCAACAAATGCACTGTTAGCCAAGAAGTTGCTGACTGCAGCCACCTGAAGTTAACTCAGGTACCCGATGATCTCCCCACAAACATAACAGTGTTGAATCTTACCCATAATCAACTCAGAAGATTACCAGCCGCCAATTTTACAAGATATAGCCAACTAACTATCTTGGATGTAGGAtttaactccatctcaaaactggAGCCAGAATTGTGCCAAAAACTTCCCATGTTAAAAGTTTTGAACCTCCAGCACAATGAGCTATCTCAACTGTCTGATAAAACCTTTGCCTTCTGCACGAATTTGACGGAACTCCATCTCATGTCCAACTCAatccagaaaattaaaaataatccctTTGTAAAGCAGAAG aATTTAATCACATTAGATCTGTCTCATAATGGCTTGTCATCTACAAAATTAGGAACTCAGGTTCAGCTGGAAAATCTCCAAGAGCTTCTATTATcaaacaataaaatccaggcaCTAAAAAGTGAAGAACTTGGTATCCTTGCcaattcatctttaaaaaagttAGAGTTGTCATCGAATCAAATTAAAGAG TTTTCTCCAGGGTGTTTTCACGCAATTGGAAGATTATTGGGCCTCTTTCTGAACAATGTCCAGCTGGGTCCCAGCCTCACAGAGAAGCTATGTTTGGAATTAGCAAACACAAGCATTCGGAATCTGTCTCTGAGTAACAGCCGGCTGTCCACCACCAGCAATACAACTTTCTTGGGACTAAAGTGGACAAACCTCACTATGCTCGATCTTTCCCACAACAACTTAAATGTGATTGGTAACGATTCTTTTGTTTGGCTTCCACATCTAGAATATTTCTTCCTGGAGTATAATAATATACAGCATTTGCTCTCTCACTCTTTGCACGGGCTTTTCAATGTGCGGTACCTGAATTTGAAACGGTCTTTTACTAAACAAAGTATTTCCCTTGCTTCGCTCCCCAAGattgatgatttttcttttcagtggcTCACATGTTTGGAGCACCTTAACATGGAAGATAATGACATTCCAGGCATAAAAAGCACTATGTTCACAGGATTGATAAGCCTGAAATACTTAAGTCTATCCAACTGCTTTACAAGTTTGCAAACTTTGACAAATGAAACATTTGCGTCACTCGCTCACTCTCCCTTACACACACTCAACCTAACCAAgaataaaatctcaaaaatagAGAGTGGTGCCTTCTCTTGGTTGGGCCACCTACAAGTACTTGACCTGGGCCTTAATGAAATTGGGCAAGAACTCACAGGCCAGGAATGGAGTGGTCTAGAAAATATTTTCGAAATCTATCTTTCCTACAACAAGTACCTGCAACTGACTAAGAACTCCTTTGCCTTGGTTCGAAGCCTTCAACGACTGATGCTCCGAAGGGTGGCCCTTAAAAATGTGGATTGCTCTCCTTCACCATTCCGGCCTCTTGGTAACCTGACCATTCTGGATCTAAGCAACAACAACATAGCCAACATAAATGATGACATGTTGGAAGGTCTTGAGAAACTAGAAATTCTGGATTTGCAGCATAACAACTTAGCGCGGCTCTGGAAACACGCAAACCCTGCTGGTCCTGTTTATTTTCTAAAGGGTCTGTCTCACCTCCACATCCTTAACTTGGAGTCTAATGGCTTTGACGAGATCCCAGTTGAGGTCTTCAAGGATTTATGTGAACTAAAGATCATTGATTTAGGATTGAATAATTTAAACACACTTCCAGCGTCTGTCTTTGATAATCAGGTGTCTCTAAAGTCATTGAACCTTCAGAAGAATCTCATAACATCAGTTGAGAAGAAGGTTTTTGGGCCAGCTTTCAGGAACCTGAGTAACTTAGATATGCGCTTTAATCCCTTTGATTGCACATGTGAAAGTATTGCCTGGTTTGTTAATTGGATTAACAAGACCCATGCCAACATCCCTGAGCTGTCAAGCCACTACCTTTGCAACACTCCACCCCACTATCATGGGTTCCCAGTGAGACTTTTTGATACATCATCCTGCAAGGACAGTGCCCCCTTTGAACTCTTTTTCATGATCAATACCAGTATCCTGTTGATTTTTATCCTTGTTGTACTTCTCATCCACTTTGAGGGCTGGAGGATATCTTTTTACTGGAATGTTTCAGTACATCGAGTTCTTGGTTTCAAAgaaatagacagacagacagaacagTTTGAATATGCAGCATATATAATTCACGCCCACAAAGATAAGGATTGGGTCTGGGAACATTTCTCTTCAATGGAAAAGGAAGACCAATCTCTCAAATTTTGTCTGGAAGAAAGGGACTTTGAGGCAGGTGTTTTTGAACTGGAAGCAATTGTTAACAGCatcaaaagaagcagaaaaattatttttattataacacaCCATCTATTAAAAGACCCATTATGCAAAAG ATTCAAGGTACATCATGCCGTTCAACAAGCTATTGAACAAAATCTGGATTCCATTATATTGATTTTCCTTGAGGAGATTCCAGATTATAAACTGAACCATGCACTCTGTTTGCGAAGAGGAATGTTTAAATCTCACTGCATCTTGAACTGGCCAGTTCAGAAAGAACGGATAGGTGCCTTTCATCATAAACTGCAAGTAGCACTCGGATCCAAAAACTCAgtacattaa